In Bacillus cereus ATCC 14579, a single window of DNA contains:
- a CDS encoding uridine kinase, which produces MNRKQRIKEIANHIVKLNLTYPTRVGVSGITASGKTTFANELAEEIKKRGLPVTRASIDDFHNPRVIRYAKGKESERGYYEDAHDYTAFKERLLMPLGPNGNLQYETISHNLITDMPVHNEPLLATQNMILIVDGTFLLKKDVAYLFDYKIFVDTNFEIARKRGAKRETEAFGSYEEAEKMFLNRYHAACKMYIDEHNPKECANVIFKNSDLGNPEVIFHERA; this is translated from the coding sequence ATGAACCGAAAACAACGAATCAAAGAAATTGCAAATCATATTGTAAAGCTAAACTTAACCTATCCAACAAGAGTTGGAGTAAGTGGTATTACAGCATCAGGAAAAACAACATTTGCAAACGAATTAGCAGAAGAAATAAAAAAACGAGGATTACCAGTAACACGCGCCAGCATTGATGATTTTCATAATCCAAGAGTGATTCGCTATGCAAAAGGAAAAGAATCTGAAAGAGGGTATTATGAAGATGCACACGATTATACAGCTTTCAAAGAAAGATTATTAATGCCTTTAGGACCTAACGGAAATTTACAGTATGAAACGATTTCTCATAACTTAATAACGGATATGCCTGTACATAATGAGCCGCTATTGGCCACGCAAAATATGATATTAATAGTAGATGGAACGTTTCTATTGAAAAAAGACGTTGCGTATTTATTTGATTACAAAATCTTTGTAGATACAAATTTTGAGATTGCGAGAAAACGTGGTGCTAAGCGGGAAACTGAAGCTTTTGGAAGTTATGAAGAAGCAGAGAAGATGTTTTTGAACAGATATCATGCGGCCTGTAAGATGTATATAGATGAGCATAATCCAAAAGAGTGTGCGAATGTTATATTTAAGAATAGTGATTTAGGAAATCCAGAAGTTATATTTCATGAAAGAGCGTAA
- a CDS encoding class I SAM-dependent methyltransferase — protein sequence MKRDPLFLTLLESANTHFSGWDFSFISETGRMKSEPLSWSYGSIAFLLMQRAKSMLDMGTGGGEFLSMLQPFPSTIYATEGYAPNVPIARKKLEPLGVTVVKVINDTVLPFQDGQFDFIINQHESYAASEVKRILSPHGVFLTQQVGGLDCVELNEQFNAPLNNEFASWSLEAACSELEENGFTILDAKEEFPFQRFYDIGAIVYYLKAIPWQIPDFTVERYYKELYRIHEIILQKGYFDVKQHRFMIKAIHS from the coding sequence ATGAAACGTGATCCATTATTTTTAACTTTATTAGAAAGTGCAAATACACATTTTAGCGGTTGGGATTTTTCTTTCATTTCAGAAACGGGCCGAATGAAGAGCGAGCCTTTATCATGGTCGTACGGCAGCATTGCTTTCCTGCTTATGCAACGTGCAAAGTCAATGCTCGATATGGGTACTGGCGGCGGAGAGTTTTTATCTATGTTACAACCGTTCCCGTCAACTATTTATGCTACTGAGGGTTATGCTCCAAATGTGCCAATTGCTCGGAAGAAATTAGAGCCTTTAGGAGTTACAGTCGTCAAAGTGATTAATGATACTGTATTACCATTTCAAGATGGGCAGTTTGATTTCATTATAAATCAACATGAATCCTATGCTGCCTCTGAGGTAAAACGAATTCTTTCTCCACATGGCGTTTTCCTTACACAACAAGTTGGTGGTCTCGATTGTGTGGAACTTAATGAGCAATTTAACGCACCGCTAAATAACGAATTTGCAAGTTGGTCACTTGAAGCAGCATGTAGTGAGTTAGAGGAAAATGGATTTACTATCTTAGATGCAAAAGAAGAATTCCCTTTCCAACGCTTTTATGATATTGGCGCTATTGTCTATTATTTAAAAGCGATTCCGTGGCAAATTCCTGATTTTACTGTCGAAAGGTATTATAAGGAACTATATCGTATACATGAAATCATCTTGCAAAAAGGATATTTTGATGTGAAGCAACATCGATTTATGATTAAGGCGATTCACAGCTAA
- a CDS encoding sulfite exporter TauE/SafE family protein — protein MYYNETNLIIADWKNQRHFSHTGKVSFSFIITGGLFMQKLIVFAIIGFFAQLIDGALGMAYGVTSTSLLLMFGIAPAVASASVHLAEVVTTAASGASHIKFGNVDKYTVSRLTLPGAIGAFVGACFLSNLPGDVIKPYISVFLFTLGVYILLRFIIQKQIVTSNKRMSAKQLVPLGLFAGFVDSTGGGGWGPITTPVLLARGNEARKVIGSVDTSEFPVSLAATIGFFISLGWEQVSWVWVFSLMLGGIVAAPIAAWLVRIVPSHLLGVLVGGLIIFTNIRTLLTTFKVDPTIISLSYVAVGLVVIISIFIAVRNHSNRPNTSTAEYPNDQKQMLP, from the coding sequence ATGTATTATAATGAAACAAATTTAATTATTGCTGATTGGAAAAACCAAAGGCACTTTTCTCATACGGGAAAAGTGTCTTTTTCATTTATTATTACAGGGGGATTATTTATGCAGAAATTAATTGTCTTTGCTATTATTGGATTTTTCGCTCAACTGATCGATGGAGCACTCGGAATGGCGTATGGGGTAACGTCTACTTCACTATTATTAATGTTTGGTATTGCACCGGCTGTAGCTTCCGCATCGGTTCATTTAGCTGAAGTCGTTACAACTGCAGCTTCTGGCGCATCTCATATCAAATTTGGAAACGTTGATAAATATACAGTTTCCAGGCTTACATTACCTGGGGCAATCGGCGCATTTGTTGGGGCATGTTTTTTAAGCAATTTACCTGGTGATGTAATTAAACCGTACATTTCCGTATTTTTATTTACTTTAGGGGTTTATATTTTATTACGATTCATCATTCAAAAACAAATTGTCACTTCAAATAAGCGTATGTCTGCAAAACAACTTGTGCCGCTTGGTTTATTCGCTGGATTCGTTGATTCAACTGGTGGCGGTGGTTGGGGGCCGATTACGACACCTGTTCTTCTAGCAAGAGGAAATGAAGCTAGAAAAGTTATTGGATCTGTAGATACGAGTGAATTTCCTGTTTCACTCGCTGCAACAATCGGCTTCTTCATCTCACTTGGCTGGGAACAAGTAAGCTGGGTTTGGGTATTTTCTCTCATGCTCGGTGGTATCGTAGCGGCACCAATCGCGGCATGGCTAGTTCGCATCGTTCCTTCTCATTTACTTGGCGTATTAGTTGGTGGTCTTATTATCTTTACAAACATTCGTACACTGCTTACTACATTTAAAGTGGATCCAACTATTATTTCACTTTCTTACGTTGCAGTTGGTCTTGTCGTTATTATTTCTATTTTCATTGCTGTTCGTAATCATTCCAATCGTCCTAATACGTCAACGGCTGAGTATCCGAATGATCAGAAGCAAATGCTACCATAA
- a CDS encoding VOC family protein, translating to MLRFDHLVHAVHGTPEEAAKQMQELGFHTVLGGEHTNWGTWNSLSYFDLSYIEFLAVQYEEKAKEAENPLVQETVVKLQNGEGMLQIAIRTDAIEELAVNFNKYGLHTIGPFEGKRMRKDGRLLEWKMLFVKQEENGPKLPFFIQWNETDEERRNDLRNSGTITEHKNKVQQIETIHYAVKNVRETVRKWKEVMELSTSSVVKIEKWNAECQSVVFGDIHVQFCEPIGEGLVLEHLNKNGENPFAVEFKGGNKREHEVLGSLYIY from the coding sequence ATGTTACGATTTGATCATCTTGTTCACGCAGTTCATGGTACCCCGGAGGAAGCGGCAAAACAAATGCAGGAACTTGGATTTCATACTGTATTAGGCGGAGAGCATACGAATTGGGGTACTTGGAATAGTTTAAGTTATTTTGATTTATCATATATAGAATTTTTAGCAGTTCAATATGAAGAAAAAGCGAAAGAAGCAGAAAATCCATTAGTACAAGAAACAGTGGTGAAACTACAAAATGGAGAAGGAATGCTACAAATCGCGATCCGAACAGATGCAATTGAGGAGCTAGCAGTTAACTTTAATAAGTACGGCTTACATACGATAGGGCCATTTGAAGGGAAACGCATGAGAAAAGATGGCCGACTTTTAGAATGGAAAATGTTATTCGTTAAGCAAGAAGAGAACGGACCGAAATTACCTTTCTTTATACAGTGGAATGAAACGGACGAAGAAAGAAGAAACGATTTACGTAACAGTGGGACGATTACTGAACATAAAAACAAAGTGCAACAAATTGAAACGATTCATTACGCAGTAAAAAATGTTCGAGAAACAGTACGGAAATGGAAAGAAGTAATGGAGCTATCTACAAGCTCAGTTGTGAAAATTGAAAAATGGAATGCCGAGTGTCAAAGTGTAGTATTTGGAGATATTCATGTGCAGTTTTGTGAACCGATTGGAGAAGGGCTAGTACTAGAACATTTGAATAAGAATGGTGAAAATCCATTTGCAGTAGAGTTTAAAGGTGGAAATAAACGAGAGCATGAAGTGCTAGGTAGTTTGTACATATATTAA
- a CDS encoding GNAT family N-acetyltransferase, which yields MKLETERLYIVPCTEERIQVANEQGYNSGPHIVGHVENVKQDEALLPWGAWYVLRKEDDSVLGDIGFKGKPNENQTVEIGYGFIEKYWNQGYATEAVKELIDWAFKTGEVETIIAETLLDNYSSMRVLEKLHMKRVNATEMMINWKIEK from the coding sequence ATGAAATTAGAAACAGAAAGGCTCTATATAGTGCCGTGTACAGAAGAGAGGATTCAAGTCGCTAACGAGCAAGGATATAATAGCGGTCCGCATATTGTAGGGCATGTAGAGAATGTGAAACAAGATGAGGCTTTATTACCATGGGGGGCGTGGTATGTTCTTCGAAAAGAAGATGATAGCGTTTTAGGTGATATTGGGTTTAAAGGGAAACCAAACGAGAATCAAACAGTAGAAATTGGCTATGGATTCATTGAGAAATATTGGAATCAGGGCTATGCAACAGAAGCTGTAAAAGAACTAATCGATTGGGCTTTCAAAACAGGTGAGGTAGAAACAATAATTGCAGAGACACTTCTAGATAATTATAGTTCGATGCGTGTTTTAGAAAAGTTACATATGAAGAGAGTAAATGCTACAGAAATGATGATTAATTGGAAAATAGAAAAATAA
- a CDS encoding alpha/beta fold hydrolase: MKKLLKSVKIIFLICISMIFFGTGAVFIYHNCQLKMESKLMNNKGELVNFDNKKVNVYNEGSGEDTFVFMAGSGIAAPVYELKGLYSKFSKENKISVIERAGYGYSDVFQDDRDIDTILEQTREALIRSGNKPPYILVPHSLSGIEAIYWAQKYPSEVKGIIALDIGLPKQYVTNKIGMVDSLKIKGMNILTKIGFQRLAPSITYNPEVIRQSFLNEQEKDVYKALTYKRAFNDDMKQELLQSYNNGKKSNSLSIPKETPMLFIDAIARQYKDSKYTKQKNKDYKEFASKLLIADVKIIEGTHSIYLYAPDEIYKIAMDFIKNKVVKN; encoded by the coding sequence ATGAAAAAATTATTAAAGTCAGTGAAAATAATATTTTTAATATGTATTAGTATGATTTTCTTTGGAACAGGAGCTGTATTTATATATCATAACTGTCAATTAAAAATGGAATCGAAATTAATGAACAATAAAGGTGAACTTGTTAATTTCGATAATAAAAAAGTGAATGTTTATAATGAGGGGAGCGGGGAAGATACGTTTGTATTTATGGCCGGATCTGGAATTGCCGCTCCTGTTTATGAGTTGAAAGGCTTATACAGTAAATTTTCGAAAGAAAACAAGATTTCTGTAATTGAGAGAGCTGGTTATGGATACAGTGATGTTTTTCAAGATGATAGAGATATTGATACGATACTAGAACAAACAAGAGAAGCGCTTATTCGAAGTGGGAATAAACCACCATACATCTTAGTACCACACTCTCTATCGGGTATTGAGGCCATTTATTGGGCACAAAAATATCCAAGTGAAGTAAAAGGGATTATTGCGTTAGATATTGGTTTACCTAAACAGTACGTGACTAATAAAATAGGTATGGTTGATTCATTAAAAATAAAAGGGATGAATATTTTAACGAAAATTGGTTTTCAGAGATTAGCTCCCTCTATTACTTATAATCCCGAAGTCATTCGTCAATCCTTTTTAAACGAACAGGAAAAAGATGTTTATAAAGCGCTTACGTATAAGCGGGCTTTTAATGATGATATGAAGCAAGAACTTTTACAAAGCTACAATAACGGTAAAAAATCAAATTCTTTATCGATCCCAAAAGAAACACCTATGTTATTTATAGATGCGATTGCTAGGCAATATAAAGATTCGAAGTATACAAAGCAAAAAAACAAAGATTATAAGGAGTTTGCTAGCAAGTTATTAATAGCTGATGTGAAAATAATTGAAGGTACACATAGTATTTATTTATATGCTCCTGATGAAATATACAAAATTGCTATGGATTTTATTAAGAATAAAGTAGTGAAGAACTAA
- a CDS encoding iron-sulfur cluster biosynthesis family protein, protein MNIRITDEAKAAIHRLELEDKKIVRIRGTMTNSCSIFVDVDLIWDTYNADDVVYEDAELIVQMDSFTKDYTGDTVKLDYKTTGFSITTPSETLVYGLSIKK, encoded by the coding sequence ATGAACATTCGCATTACTGATGAAGCAAAAGCAGCTATACATAGATTAGAACTTGAAGATAAAAAGATTGTTCGCATTAGAGGAACAATGACGAACTCTTGTAGTATTTTCGTTGATGTCGATTTAATTTGGGATACATATAACGCAGATGATGTTGTATATGAAGATGCAGAGCTTATCGTACAAATGGATTCATTCACGAAAGACTACACTGGTGATACGGTGAAACTTGATTATAAGACGACAGGTTTTAGTATTACGACTCCGAGTGAGACTTTGGTTTATGGATTGTCGATTAAAAAATAA
- a CDS encoding metallophosphoesterase family protein, with the protein MDKIAVISDIHGNIQALESVLNDIKLRGIERIICLGDLVGKGPHSSEAIEIIRKECEVVVMGNWDDFITKPTEFEALKWHQKQLSEEQNDYLRSLPFSIEFFMSGKLIRMFHASPRSLYERIQPHASREERISMFENSDLTENIEGERKPDVVCYGDVHQAFVQNFRGKTLCNAGSVGNPLEITQASYLIFEGTYNEKEAASFSIQLVRVPYDIELAIRLAEELEMPEIEEYKQELRTALYRGFKGK; encoded by the coding sequence ATGGATAAAATAGCAGTAATTTCAGATATTCACGGTAATATTCAAGCATTAGAATCCGTTTTGAATGATATTAAATTAAGAGGAATCGAGCGCATTATTTGTCTTGGAGATTTAGTAGGAAAAGGACCTCATTCCAGTGAAGCAATTGAAATCATTCGTAAAGAATGTGAAGTAGTCGTAATGGGAAACTGGGATGATTTTATTACAAAGCCGACTGAATTTGAAGCATTAAAATGGCATCAAAAACAATTATCGGAAGAACAAAATGATTATTTAAGAAGTTTACCATTTTCAATCGAATTTTTTATGAGTGGAAAACTCATTCGTATGTTTCACGCTTCACCGAGAAGTTTATATGAAAGAATTCAACCACACGCTTCAAGAGAAGAACGTATTAGTATGTTCGAAAATAGTGATCTGACAGAAAATATAGAAGGAGAAAGAAAACCAGATGTCGTTTGTTACGGCGATGTTCACCAAGCGTTCGTTCAAAATTTCAGAGGGAAAACGTTATGTAATGCCGGTAGCGTAGGAAACCCACTTGAAATAACGCAAGCTTCCTATTTAATATTTGAAGGAACATATAATGAAAAAGAAGCGGCGAGCTTTTCTATTCAACTTGTACGAGTACCGTATGATATTGAATTAGCTATCAGATTAGCAGAAGAACTCGAAATGCCAGAAATTGAAGAGTATAAGCAAGAGTTACGGACGGCCTTATATCGGGGGTTTAAGGGGAAGTAA
- a CDS encoding DNA alkylation repair protein: protein MGKYVPLKFLFNEELAEKIADSICKHDPYFSKNIFVDSVACKVENLELKQRIEVIADELHNALQKDFNEAIHILLKTLGPENTTEVGTFTNGYMYMPLAKYVEKYGLNDFETSFNAMYEITKRNTAEYAIRPFLETYHEDTLNILQQWIYDENSHIRRLVSEGTRPRLPWAKKIGALKDDFKYNLQLLEPLMNDSSKYVQKSVANHINDITKEDKELVFQWLQQLRDKQHPINPWIIKHGLRTVIKNGTLPKDFCF, encoded by the coding sequence ATGGGTAAATATGTTCCGTTAAAATTTTTATTTAATGAAGAATTAGCAGAAAAAATAGCTGATTCTATTTGTAAACACGATCCTTATTTCTCTAAAAACATCTTTGTAGATTCTGTAGCTTGTAAAGTTGAAAATTTAGAGTTAAAACAGCGTATTGAAGTAATTGCAGATGAATTACACAATGCTTTACAAAAAGATTTTAATGAAGCAATACATATATTACTAAAAACATTAGGCCCAGAAAATACAACAGAAGTAGGCACATTTACAAACGGATATATGTACATGCCTCTTGCAAAATACGTTGAAAAATATGGACTTAACGACTTTGAAACCTCATTCAACGCCATGTATGAAATAACGAAAAGAAATACTGCTGAATATGCCATTCGGCCTTTTCTTGAAACATACCATGAAGACACACTAAATATATTACAACAGTGGATTTATGACGAAAACAGCCACATTAGAAGATTAGTTTCTGAAGGTACAAGACCAAGGCTTCCTTGGGCTAAAAAAATAGGAGCTCTAAAAGATGATTTTAAGTACAATTTACAGCTTCTTGAACCATTAATGAATGACTCTTCTAAATATGTTCAAAAATCTGTAGCCAATCATATTAACGATATTACGAAAGAAGATAAAGAACTCGTTTTTCAGTGGTTACAGCAATTACGTGATAAACAGCATCCTATTAATCCTTGGATTATAAAACATGGGTTACGAACAGTTATTAAAAATGGTACTTTACCAAAAGATTTTTGTTTTTAA
- a CDS encoding NUDIX hydrolase: protein MYKYTICFIRKSDKILLLNRNKKPNMGMWNGVGGKIEENETPYEGIIRETFEETGIELSSVTYKGTVVFKGKDEPQASEGMYVFVADFPDGMQMNTPLRTAEGLLEWKEIDWILDGDNRGVVSNLPKYLPTVITEENKLKHIFTYDNRNIINYTTACLTEDDANKRYEKQLISQ from the coding sequence ATGTACAAATACACAATTTGTTTTATTAGAAAAAGCGATAAAATACTGCTATTAAATAGAAATAAAAAGCCGAATATGGGGATGTGGAATGGTGTTGGAGGAAAAATAGAAGAGAATGAAACGCCATACGAAGGAATAATTAGAGAAACGTTTGAGGAAACGGGTATAGAACTTTCAAGTGTAACGTATAAAGGGACTGTTGTTTTTAAAGGTAAAGATGAGCCCCAGGCTAGTGAAGGAATGTATGTGTTCGTTGCTGATTTTCCAGATGGAATGCAAATGAATACACCATTACGTACGGCTGAAGGATTATTAGAATGGAAAGAAATTGATTGGATATTAGATGGTGATAATAGAGGTGTAGTTAGCAACTTACCAAAATACTTACCGACAGTAATAACAGAAGAAAATAAGTTAAAACATATATTCACGTACGATAACCGGAATATTATTAATTACACAACTGCATGTTTGACAGAAGATGATGCGAACAAGCGATATGAAAAACAACTCATTTCTCAATAG
- a CDS encoding aminoglycoside phosphotransferase family protein — protein sequence MEEMLREIERILEWPRMLKATVISKGFSFDEKYKIELESGASYFIKVCDSSYFERKQEEYEYMQQLDSLHIPMPKLIHFISLTKFNKCVQVFEWIDGLDGEDNLRTLSTQTQYRAGKKAGEVIKKIHLVEKEDKSNSWEMSIWSKYERYLEALKEYEVDFFRLNTVIDFVGNHKDLLKNRPIVFLHDDFHPANIMIDQNEFRAVIDFARFDIGDPIHDFYKVALFTTNISKPFAVGQVHGYCGGEPDLHFWKLYSLYAAMIFPADIVWTNRSTPYLLDDMKERLNGILEDHNDFSSYIPKWYQSSEFNK from the coding sequence GTGGAAGAAATGCTTAGAGAGATAGAGAGAATACTAGAATGGCCTCGTATGTTAAAAGCGACTGTTATTTCAAAAGGCTTTTCATTCGATGAGAAATATAAAATTGAATTAGAGAGTGGGGCCTCGTATTTTATTAAAGTATGCGATTCATCATATTTTGAACGGAAGCAGGAAGAATATGAATATATGCAGCAGCTAGATTCTTTACATATTCCTATGCCAAAATTAATTCATTTTATTAGTCTTACTAAATTCAATAAATGTGTACAAGTTTTTGAATGGATTGATGGATTAGATGGTGAAGATAACTTAAGAACGTTGTCTACACAAACGCAGTATAGGGCTGGAAAAAAGGCTGGAGAAGTAATAAAAAAGATTCATTTAGTTGAAAAAGAAGATAAAAGTAATTCATGGGAAATGTCTATATGGAGTAAATATGAGAGATACTTAGAAGCGTTGAAAGAATATGAAGTAGACTTTTTTCGTTTAAATACAGTGATAGATTTTGTAGGAAATCATAAAGATTTATTAAAAAATCGTCCCATCGTATTTTTACATGACGATTTTCATCCGGCTAATATAATGATTGACCAAAATGAGTTTCGGGCTGTCATTGATTTTGCTAGATTCGATATTGGTGATCCTATTCATGATTTTTATAAAGTAGCACTATTTACAACGAATATAAGCAAACCATTTGCGGTTGGACAAGTTCACGGTTATTGCGGAGGAGAACCTGATCTACATTTTTGGAAACTGTACTCATTATATGCAGCAATGATATTCCCGGCTGATATCGTATGGACAAACCGAAGCACACCATATTTATTAGATGATATGAAGGAAAGATTAAATGGAATTTTAGAAGATCATAATGATTTTTCATCCTATATTCCAAAATGGTATCAATCAAGCGAATTTAATAAATAA
- a CDS encoding amino acid permease: MNSATNQATSKTETTQGKGELRRGLKSRHLTMISLGGTIGTGLFLASGGVIHSAGPGGALIAYAAIGIMVYFLMTSLAELAAYMPVTGSFSTYATKFVDPSLGFALGWNYWYNWAITIAAELAAVTLIMKFWFPDTPSLIWSGLCLAIIFLLNYLSVKGFGESEYWFALIKVVTIIIFLIVGFMMIFGIMGGETVGFKNFTVADAPFNGGIMAIIGVFMAAGFSFQGTELLGVAAGETSDPERNIPKAIRSIFWRILLFYILAILVIGLLIPYTTESLAASDVTVSPFTLIFEKAGVAFAASVMNAVILTAVLSAGNSGMYASTRMLWDLARQGKAPKFLGKLDSRGVPVNALIVTSIVGSIAFIASLFGDGVVYIWLLNASGMSGFIAWVGIAISHYRFRKAYIAQGKDLNDLPYRAKWFPFGPIFAFTLCIIVILGQNYGAFMGESIDWNGVLVSYIGLPLFLVLWLGYKFTKKTKVIPLDKCELK; the protein is encoded by the coding sequence ATGAATAGCGCAACAAATCAAGCTACCTCTAAAACAGAAACTACACAAGGAAAAGGTGAATTAAGACGCGGTCTAAAATCAAGGCACCTTACGATGATTTCTCTCGGTGGTACAATTGGTACCGGACTATTTCTTGCCAGCGGTGGTGTCATCCATTCAGCTGGACCTGGTGGTGCATTAATTGCATACGCCGCAATTGGAATTATGGTTTACTTCTTAATGACAAGCTTAGCTGAACTCGCAGCTTACATGCCTGTTACTGGATCTTTTAGCACGTACGCAACAAAATTTGTTGATCCATCACTTGGCTTTGCACTTGGATGGAACTATTGGTATAACTGGGCAATTACGATTGCTGCTGAACTAGCTGCTGTAACATTAATTATGAAATTTTGGTTCCCAGATACCCCTTCTCTTATTTGGAGCGGATTATGTTTAGCTATTATTTTCCTTTTAAACTATTTATCTGTTAAAGGGTTTGGTGAATCTGAATATTGGTTCGCACTTATTAAAGTAGTTACGATTATTATCTTTTTAATTGTTGGTTTCATGATGATTTTTGGAATTATGGGCGGCGAAACGGTTGGCTTCAAAAACTTCACTGTTGCAGATGCACCATTTAACGGCGGTATCATGGCAATTATCGGTGTGTTTATGGCAGCTGGTTTCTCATTCCAAGGTACTGAACTATTAGGAGTAGCTGCTGGTGAAACATCTGATCCAGAACGTAATATCCCAAAAGCAATTCGTTCAATCTTTTGGCGTATTCTTTTATTCTATATCCTTGCGATTCTCGTTATCGGTTTATTAATTCCTTATACAACTGAAAGTCTTGCTGCAAGTGATGTAACAGTAAGTCCATTTACACTTATTTTCGAAAAAGCGGGCGTTGCCTTTGCTGCTTCTGTTATGAACGCTGTTATTTTAACGGCAGTACTATCTGCTGGTAACTCTGGTATGTATGCATCAACTCGTATGCTTTGGGATTTAGCTCGCCAAGGGAAGGCACCAAAGTTTCTTGGTAAATTAGATAGCCGCGGTGTACCTGTTAACGCATTAATCGTAACATCGATTGTCGGTAGTATTGCTTTCATTGCTTCTTTATTCGGTGACGGTGTTGTATACATTTGGTTATTAAATGCATCAGGAATGTCTGGCTTTATCGCTTGGGTCGGCATTGCAATTAGTCATTACCGTTTCCGTAAAGCGTATATCGCACAAGGAAAAGATTTAAATGACTTACCATATAGAGCAAAATGGTTCCCCTTCGGTCCAATCTTTGCATTTACACTTTGTATCATCGTAATTTTAGGACAAAACTACGGGGCATTTATGGGTGAGTCAATCGACTGGAACGGTGTACTCGTTTCTTACATCGGTTTACCACTCTTCTTAGTACTATGGTTAGGTTATAAATTTACGAAAAAAACAAAAGTGATTCCACTTGATAAATGTGAACTAAAATAA
- a CDS encoding DUF2785 domain-containing protein, with amino-acid sequence MNEVLELKEELLQIKNNNYAVPEDVDAYPYAQWMLDYIGSPDAELRDDLIYSTLHTWITNDVFRQKELRGLMLQAISPDYLFYKIGEKGTDSVFKRAFSVLIPPLILSVHEREPLLSEEQLYSVAEQVLEYVYLEEDVRGYVEGKGWAHSTAHAADALDALARTIQNREFSYAILAAVRQKVRLSDYVYVHFEDERLVKPIMSLHNQKLLTEEEWSNWLHSIATVEDIRHPQHAILVQNIRSFLRSLYFRVLETEGSTAFTDDILETLKGLRRY; translated from the coding sequence ATGAATGAAGTACTCGAACTAAAAGAAGAACTACTACAAATTAAAAATAACAATTATGCTGTACCAGAAGACGTAGATGCATATCCATATGCGCAATGGATGCTAGATTATATCGGATCACCTGATGCTGAATTACGTGATGATTTAATTTATAGTACGCTTCACACATGGATTACAAATGATGTATTTAGACAAAAAGAGTTAAGAGGATTAATGTTACAAGCAATTAGTCCTGATTATTTATTTTATAAAATTGGTGAAAAGGGAACAGACTCTGTATTTAAACGTGCATTCTCCGTATTAATTCCACCACTTATTTTATCTGTTCATGAAAGAGAACCGTTGTTATCGGAAGAACAATTGTACAGTGTGGCAGAACAAGTGTTGGAATATGTATATTTAGAAGAAGATGTAAGGGGCTACGTAGAAGGAAAAGGCTGGGCACACTCTACTGCACATGCAGCAGATGCGCTCGATGCGTTAGCACGTACAATTCAAAATCGTGAGTTTTCATATGCGATTCTTGCGGCTGTTCGTCAGAAGGTTCGATTGAGTGATTACGTATATGTACACTTTGAGGATGAGAGATTAGTAAAGCCAATTATGTCGTTACATAACCAAAAGCTTTTAACTGAAGAAGAGTGGAGCAATTGGCTACATAGTATAGCAACTGTTGAGGACATCCGACATCCGCAGCATGCTATTTTAGTACAAAATATTAGATCGTTCTTAAGAAGTTTATATTTCAGAGTTTTAGAGACAGAGGGTAGTACAGCCTTTACAGATGATATATTGGAGACTTTGAAGGGTTTGCGTAGATATTAA